The Atribacterota bacterium DNA segment TTTTTAGCTTCCTCGGGCCACAAGGTGGCCCTTTACGAACGGAAACTCAGCGTGGGAGGTGGTATGTGGGGCGGTGGAATGCTCTATAACGAGATTGTGGTGCAGGAAACGGCACGGCCGCTCCTTGAGGAATTTGGTGTCCGGATACGCCGTTACGGCGATTCCCAATACTGGAGTGCCGATGCGATTGAAGCAACGACGACCATTACCGGTAAAGCCCTACAAAAGGGTCTTGTGATTTTCAATGGGATTGGGGTTGAAGATTTGACGGTACGCAATGATCGAGTCGAGGGGTTAGTAATAAACTGGTCAGCGGTGGAAATCGCCCGCCTTCATGTTGATCCGCTATCAGTGCGGGCCCGGTTTGTGGTGGATGCCACCGGCCATGAGACTGAAGTAGTGGCGATGCTTACCCGCAAGGCACCAGGAAAGCTCCTCACCCCTTCAGGAAATCGAGAAGGGGAGAAATTTATGGATCCCGAGGAGGCAGAGCGTTTAACCCTTGAGAATACCAGAGAAGTGTTTCCTGGCCTTTATGTTACTGGAATGGCCTGTAATGCCACCTTTGGAGGACCACGGATGGGGCCGATTTTCGGAGGGATGCTCCTTTCGGGTCAAAAGGTGGCCAGGTTGATTCACGAACGACTTTCCTGAAGCAGTTTTGGTATAATGGAGGCAAAGATTTTTTAAGGGGGGTTTCTATGAAAAAACGGAAATTGGGATGGACGGATTTAGAGTTTACGGTAATCGGTTTTGGTTCCTGGG contains these protein-coding regions:
- a CDS encoding sulfide-dependent adenosine diphosphate thiazole synthase, encoding MFNLDEVAITRIIVERYLEKFLAHLEVDVAIVGGGPSGLVAGYFLASSGHKVALYERKLSVGGGMWGGGMLYNEIVVQETARPLLEEFGVRIRRYGDSQYWSADAIEATTTITGKALQKGLVIFNGIGVEDLTVRNDRVEGLVINWSAVEIARLHVDPLSVRARFVVDATGHETEVVAMLTRKAPGKLLTPSGNREGEKFMDPEEAERLTLENTREVFPGLYVTGMACNATFGGPRMGPIFGGMLLSGQKVARLIHERLS